In one Mauremys mutica isolate MM-2020 ecotype Southern chromosome 3, ASM2049712v1, whole genome shotgun sequence genomic region, the following are encoded:
- the FDFT1 gene encoding squalene synthase isoform X3: MERVGRWLGRPREIYNLLRFKMGGGAAVMPPLDQLPKGQWAGGGELHTDLPTHDALHCASTQALLDTLSDNLKTCYRYLNETSRSFAAVIQALDEELRHAVCILYLVLRALDTVEDDMTISLETKVPMLHNFHSYLYQPDWRYMESKEKYKQVLEDFPTISLEFRNLAKVYRDVIADICHKMGAGMAEFLQKKVESLQEWDKYCHYVVGLVSIGLSRLFSVLELEDPIIGQDTELANSMGVFIEKAIIIRDYLEDQLAGREFWPREVWSRYAKKLSDLAKPENIDVAVQCMNELIINALHHIPDVLTYLSRLKTQSVFNFCAIPQVMAIATLATCYNNKQVFRGVVKIRKGQAVTLMMDATNIQAVKSIMYQYVEEIYRKIPSTDLSSNKTQQTIVSIQTLCFPNGTVVSRNRYSPIYLSCAMLLAALSWQYLSAMSEALEDVQAKEN; this comes from the exons ATGGAGCGCGTGGGGCGGTGGCTGGGCCGCCCCCGGGAGATCTACAACCTGCTGCGGTTCAAGATGGGCGGCGGCGCGGCGGTGATGCCCCCGCTGGACCAG CTTCCCAAAGGACAGTGGGCTGGAGGTGGAGAGTTGCACACTGATCTACCTACTCATGACGCACTACACTGTGCAtcgacacaagcactcctg GACACGCTCAGCGACAACCTCAAGACCTGCTACCGGTACCTGAACGAGACCAGCCGGAGCTTCGCCGCCGTCATCCAGGCCCTGGATGAGGAGCTGCG TCATGCTGTGTGCATATTGTACCTGGTTCTCCGAGCTCTGGACACTGTAGAAGATGATATGACCATCAGTTTAGAAACCAAGGTCCCAATGTTGCATAACTTCCACTCCTATCTGTATCAGCCGGACTGGAGATACATGGAGAGCAAGGAGAAGTATAAGCAAGTGCTTGAGGACTTTCCAACG ATCTCCTTGGAGTTCAGGAACCTGGCAAAGGTGTATCGAGATGTGATTGCAGATATTTGTCACAAGATGGGAGCTGGTATGGCCGAGTTCTTGCAAAAGAAGGTTGAGTCCCTGCAAGAGTGGGATAAG TATTGTCACTACGTTGTTGGGCTGGTGAGCATTGGCCTTTCCCGTCTGTTCTCTGTGCTGGAGCTAGAAGATCCTATCATAGGACAGGACACAGAGCTTGCAAATTCCATGGGTGTCTTCATTGAGAAAGCCATCATCATCCGTGATTATCTGGAGGACCAGTTGGCAGGAAGAGAATTCTGGCCCAGAGAG GTTTGGAGCAGGTATGCCAAGAAGCTGTCGGATCTCGCCAAGCCAGAGAACATTGATGTGGCCGTCCAGTGTATGAATGAACTGATCATAAATGCTTTACACCATATCCCTGATGTCCTCACCTACTTATCTAGACTGAAAACCCAAAGTGTCTTCAACTTCTGCGCTATTCCGCAG GTGATGGCCATCGCCACTCTGGCGACCTGTTACAATAACAAACAGGTGTTTAGGGGGGTAGTGAAGATTCGGAAAGGACAAGCTGTCACTTTAATGATGGATGCCACAAACATACAAGCTGTCAAGTCTATAATGTACCAGTACGTGGAAGAG ATCTATCGGAAGATCCCAAGCACAGACCTGTCTTCTAACAAGACCCAGCAGACCATTGTCTCTATCCAGACACTATGTTTTCCCAATGGCACAGTGGTCTCCCGTAACCGTTACTCCCCCATCTACCTCTCATGCGCCATGCTTCTGGCAGCGCTGAGCTGGCAGTATCTGAGTGCGATGTCAGAGGCGTTGGAGGACGTACAGGCCAAGGAGAACTGA
- the NEIL2 gene encoding endonuclease 8-like 2 isoform X2 — protein sequence MPEGPSVKRFQLLTAPFVGQVVAKVGGSSRQRNLKDLKATRLQDSQASGKNLFLAFGAALEAWALGGSPSPGPVEEEPTIQGKADRGACSLALAQEGQEEDVAQLSPEEHSVRRKQETECSVPDASDAAGDTWKWLRFHFGLFGSIRANEFSRANKANKRGDWKDPVPRLVLHFDSGGFLVFYNCQIHWCTSPAVEPASDILSPKFHRGQALAALRQPTSICYTLLDQRYFSGLGNIIKNEILYLARIHPLSQGSLLALSALESLLDHAVQFSTDWLHKKLAGKGLHYQIYLKEKCPLGHENVSGLFVTGCQLC from the exons ATGCCAGAAGGCCCATCTGTGAAGAGGTTCCAGCTGCTGACTGCGCCTTTTGTGGGGCAGGTAGTGGCCAAGGTGGGAGGAAGCAGCCGGCAGAGAAACCTGAAGGATCTGAAAGCAACGAGGCTCCAGGACTCTCAG GCCTCTGGAAAGAATTTATTCCTGGCATTCGGTGCGGCTCTGGAAGCATGGGCCCTGGGTGGAAGCCCATCTCCAGGTCCTGTGGAAGAAGAACCAACCATCCAAGGAAAGGCTGACCGCGGGGCATGCTCCCTTGcccttgctcaggaaggacaggaggAGGATGTCGCTCAGCTAAGCCCCGAAGAACACAGTGTGCGGAGGAAGCAGGAAACGGAATGCTCAGTGCCTGATGCCTCAGACGCAGCAGGGGACACTTGGAAATGGCTGCGCTTCCATTTTGGTTTGTTTGGCAGCATCCGGGCTAATGAGTTCTCGAGAGCTAATAAGGCGAACAAAAGAGGGGACTGGAAGGATCCCGTGCCCAG GTTGGTTCTGCACTTTGACAGCGGGGGCTTCCTCGTCTTTTACAACTGCCAGATCCACTGGTGCACCTCTCCCGCTGTGGAACCTGCTTCTGACATCCTGTCTCCCAAGTTCCATCGGGGGCAGGCCTTGGCAGCACTGCGCCAGCCGACGTCCATCTGCTACACTCTTCTGGACCAAAGATATTTCTCCGGTCTGG GGAACATCATTAAGAACGAGATCTTATATTTGGCAAGGATCCACCCATTATCGCAAGGCTCGCTCTTGGCTCTCTCAGCTCTTGAATCCTTGCTGGATCATGCTGTTCAGTTCAGCACAGACTGGCTGCATAAGAAGCTGGCTGGAAAAGGATTACACTATCAGATCTACCTGAAAGAAAAATGTCCTCTTGGGCATGAG AACGTCTCTGGTCTTTTTGTGACAGGCTGTCAGTTGTGCTGA
- the FDFT1 gene encoding squalene synthase isoform X6, translating into MTISLETKVPMLHNFHSYLYQPDWRYMESKEKYKQVLEDFPTISLEFRNLAKVYRDVIADICHKMGAGMAEFLQKKVESLQEWDKYCHYVVGLVSIGLSRLFSVLELEDPIIGQDTELANSMGVFIEKAIIIRDYLEDQLAGREFWPREVWSRYAKKLSDLAKPENIDVAVQCMNELIINALHHIPDVLTYLSRLKTQSVFNFCAIPQVMAIATLATCYNNKQVFRGVVKIRKGQAVTLMMDATNIQAVKSIMYQYVEEIYRKIPSTDLSSNKTQQTIVSIQTLCFPNGTVVSRNRYSPIYLSCAMLLAALSWQYLSAMSEALEDVQAKEN; encoded by the exons ATGACCATCAGTTTAGAAACCAAGGTCCCAATGTTGCATAACTTCCACTCCTATCTGTATCAGCCGGACTGGAGATACATGGAGAGCAAGGAGAAGTATAAGCAAGTGCTTGAGGACTTTCCAACG ATCTCCTTGGAGTTCAGGAACCTGGCAAAGGTGTATCGAGATGTGATTGCAGATATTTGTCACAAGATGGGAGCTGGTATGGCCGAGTTCTTGCAAAAGAAGGTTGAGTCCCTGCAAGAGTGGGATAAG TATTGTCACTACGTTGTTGGGCTGGTGAGCATTGGCCTTTCCCGTCTGTTCTCTGTGCTGGAGCTAGAAGATCCTATCATAGGACAGGACACAGAGCTTGCAAATTCCATGGGTGTCTTCATTGAGAAAGCCATCATCATCCGTGATTATCTGGAGGACCAGTTGGCAGGAAGAGAATTCTGGCCCAGAGAG GTTTGGAGCAGGTATGCCAAGAAGCTGTCGGATCTCGCCAAGCCAGAGAACATTGATGTGGCCGTCCAGTGTATGAATGAACTGATCATAAATGCTTTACACCATATCCCTGATGTCCTCACCTACTTATCTAGACTGAAAACCCAAAGTGTCTTCAACTTCTGCGCTATTCCGCAG GTGATGGCCATCGCCACTCTGGCGACCTGTTACAATAACAAACAGGTGTTTAGGGGGGTAGTGAAGATTCGGAAAGGACAAGCTGTCACTTTAATGATGGATGCCACAAACATACAAGCTGTCAAGTCTATAATGTACCAGTACGTGGAAGAG ATCTATCGGAAGATCCCAAGCACAGACCTGTCTTCTAACAAGACCCAGCAGACCATTGTCTCTATCCAGACACTATGTTTTCCCAATGGCACAGTGGTCTCCCGTAACCGTTACTCCCCCATCTACCTCTCATGCGCCATGCTTCTGGCAGCGCTGAGCTGGCAGTATCTGAGTGCGATGTCAGAGGCGTTGGAGGACGTACAGGCCAAGGAGAACTGA
- the NEIL2 gene encoding endonuclease 8-like 2 isoform X1, with the protein MPEGPSVKRFQLLTAPFVGQVVAKVGGSSRQRNLKDLKATRLQDSQASGKNLFLAFGAALEAWALGGSPSPGPVEEEPTIQGKADRGACSLALAQEGQEEDVAQLSPEEHSVRRKQETECSVPDASDAAGDTWKWLRFHFGLFGSIRANEFSRANKANKRGDWKDPVPRLVLHFDSGGFLVFYNCQIHWCTSPAVEPASDILSPKFHRGQALAALRQPTSICYTLLDQRYFSGLGNIIKNEILYLARIHPLSQGSLLALSALESLLDHAVQFSTDWLHKKLAGKGLHYQIYLKEKCPLGHEVMQGTFGPQDGFKRLSWWCPQCQPRVPPEGNDPKSLKH; encoded by the exons ATGCCAGAAGGCCCATCTGTGAAGAGGTTCCAGCTGCTGACTGCGCCTTTTGTGGGGCAGGTAGTGGCCAAGGTGGGAGGAAGCAGCCGGCAGAGAAACCTGAAGGATCTGAAAGCAACGAGGCTCCAGGACTCTCAG GCCTCTGGAAAGAATTTATTCCTGGCATTCGGTGCGGCTCTGGAAGCATGGGCCCTGGGTGGAAGCCCATCTCCAGGTCCTGTGGAAGAAGAACCAACCATCCAAGGAAAGGCTGACCGCGGGGCATGCTCCCTTGcccttgctcaggaaggacaggaggAGGATGTCGCTCAGCTAAGCCCCGAAGAACACAGTGTGCGGAGGAAGCAGGAAACGGAATGCTCAGTGCCTGATGCCTCAGACGCAGCAGGGGACACTTGGAAATGGCTGCGCTTCCATTTTGGTTTGTTTGGCAGCATCCGGGCTAATGAGTTCTCGAGAGCTAATAAGGCGAACAAAAGAGGGGACTGGAAGGATCCCGTGCCCAG GTTGGTTCTGCACTTTGACAGCGGGGGCTTCCTCGTCTTTTACAACTGCCAGATCCACTGGTGCACCTCTCCCGCTGTGGAACCTGCTTCTGACATCCTGTCTCCCAAGTTCCATCGGGGGCAGGCCTTGGCAGCACTGCGCCAGCCGACGTCCATCTGCTACACTCTTCTGGACCAAAGATATTTCTCCGGTCTGG GGAACATCATTAAGAACGAGATCTTATATTTGGCAAGGATCCACCCATTATCGCAAGGCTCGCTCTTGGCTCTCTCAGCTCTTGAATCCTTGCTGGATCATGCTGTTCAGTTCAGCACAGACTGGCTGCATAAGAAGCTGGCTGGAAAAGGATTACACTATCAGATCTACCTGAAAGAAAAATGTCCTCTTGGGCATGAGGTGATGCAGGGAACTTTTGGACCCCAAGATGGGTTTAAGAGGCTTAGCTGGTGGTGTCCTCAGTGCCAGCCTCGAGTACCTCCTGAAGGGAATGACCCCAAATCGCTTAAACACTGA
- the FDFT1 gene encoding squalene synthase isoform X5 — protein MNTCSMTVIPLTDTLSDNLKTCYRYLNETSRSFAAVIQALDEELRHAVCILYLVLRALDTVEDDMTISLETKVPMLHNFHSYLYQPDWRYMESKEKYKQVLEDFPTISLEFRNLAKVYRDVIADICHKMGAGMAEFLQKKVESLQEWDKYCHYVVGLVSIGLSRLFSVLELEDPIIGQDTELANSMGVFIEKAIIIRDYLEDQLAGREFWPREVWSRYAKKLSDLAKPENIDVAVQCMNELIINALHHIPDVLTYLSRLKTQSVFNFCAIPQVMAIATLATCYNNKQVFRGVVKIRKGQAVTLMMDATNIQAVKSIMYQYVEEIYRKIPSTDLSSNKTQQTIVSIQTLCFPNGTVVSRNRYSPIYLSCAMLLAALSWQYLSAMSEALEDVQAKEN, from the exons GACACGCTCAGCGACAACCTCAAGACCTGCTACCGGTACCTGAACGAGACCAGCCGGAGCTTCGCCGCCGTCATCCAGGCCCTGGATGAGGAGCTGCG TCATGCTGTGTGCATATTGTACCTGGTTCTCCGAGCTCTGGACACTGTAGAAGATGATATGACCATCAGTTTAGAAACCAAGGTCCCAATGTTGCATAACTTCCACTCCTATCTGTATCAGCCGGACTGGAGATACATGGAGAGCAAGGAGAAGTATAAGCAAGTGCTTGAGGACTTTCCAACG ATCTCCTTGGAGTTCAGGAACCTGGCAAAGGTGTATCGAGATGTGATTGCAGATATTTGTCACAAGATGGGAGCTGGTATGGCCGAGTTCTTGCAAAAGAAGGTTGAGTCCCTGCAAGAGTGGGATAAG TATTGTCACTACGTTGTTGGGCTGGTGAGCATTGGCCTTTCCCGTCTGTTCTCTGTGCTGGAGCTAGAAGATCCTATCATAGGACAGGACACAGAGCTTGCAAATTCCATGGGTGTCTTCATTGAGAAAGCCATCATCATCCGTGATTATCTGGAGGACCAGTTGGCAGGAAGAGAATTCTGGCCCAGAGAG GTTTGGAGCAGGTATGCCAAGAAGCTGTCGGATCTCGCCAAGCCAGAGAACATTGATGTGGCCGTCCAGTGTATGAATGAACTGATCATAAATGCTTTACACCATATCCCTGATGTCCTCACCTACTTATCTAGACTGAAAACCCAAAGTGTCTTCAACTTCTGCGCTATTCCGCAG GTGATGGCCATCGCCACTCTGGCGACCTGTTACAATAACAAACAGGTGTTTAGGGGGGTAGTGAAGATTCGGAAAGGACAAGCTGTCACTTTAATGATGGATGCCACAAACATACAAGCTGTCAAGTCTATAATGTACCAGTACGTGGAAGAG ATCTATCGGAAGATCCCAAGCACAGACCTGTCTTCTAACAAGACCCAGCAGACCATTGTCTCTATCCAGACACTATGTTTTCCCAATGGCACAGTGGTCTCCCGTAACCGTTACTCCCCCATCTACCTCTCATGCGCCATGCTTCTGGCAGCGCTGAGCTGGCAGTATCTGAGTGCGATGTCAGAGGCGTTGGAGGACGTACAGGCCAAGGAGAACTGA
- the FDFT1 gene encoding squalene synthase isoform X2 has protein sequence MGYNMGQRQCQAQGPSQQLCHRSSLLGNWVSEGCCWIVRALYRCARLPMERVGRWLGRPREIYNLLRFKMGGGAAVMPPLDQDTLSDNLKTCYRYLNETSRSFAAVIQALDEELRHAVCILYLVLRALDTVEDDMTISLETKVPMLHNFHSYLYQPDWRYMESKEKYKQVLEDFPTISLEFRNLAKVYRDVIADICHKMGAGMAEFLQKKVESLQEWDKYCHYVVGLVSIGLSRLFSVLELEDPIIGQDTELANSMGVFIEKAIIIRDYLEDQLAGREFWPREVWSRYAKKLSDLAKPENIDVAVQCMNELIINALHHIPDVLTYLSRLKTQSVFNFCAIPQVMAIATLATCYNNKQVFRGVVKIRKGQAVTLMMDATNIQAVKSIMYQYVEEIYRKIPSTDLSSNKTQQTIVSIQTLCFPNGTVVSRNRYSPIYLSCAMLLAALSWQYLSAMSEALEDVQAKEN, from the exons GTGCGCGCGGCTGCCCATGGAGCGCGTGGGGCGGTGGCTGGGCCGCCCCCGGGAGATCTACAACCTGCTGCGGTTCAAGATGGGCGGCGGCGCGGCGGTGATGCCCCCGCTGGACCAG GACACGCTCAGCGACAACCTCAAGACCTGCTACCGGTACCTGAACGAGACCAGCCGGAGCTTCGCCGCCGTCATCCAGGCCCTGGATGAGGAGCTGCG TCATGCTGTGTGCATATTGTACCTGGTTCTCCGAGCTCTGGACACTGTAGAAGATGATATGACCATCAGTTTAGAAACCAAGGTCCCAATGTTGCATAACTTCCACTCCTATCTGTATCAGCCGGACTGGAGATACATGGAGAGCAAGGAGAAGTATAAGCAAGTGCTTGAGGACTTTCCAACG ATCTCCTTGGAGTTCAGGAACCTGGCAAAGGTGTATCGAGATGTGATTGCAGATATTTGTCACAAGATGGGAGCTGGTATGGCCGAGTTCTTGCAAAAGAAGGTTGAGTCCCTGCAAGAGTGGGATAAG TATTGTCACTACGTTGTTGGGCTGGTGAGCATTGGCCTTTCCCGTCTGTTCTCTGTGCTGGAGCTAGAAGATCCTATCATAGGACAGGACACAGAGCTTGCAAATTCCATGGGTGTCTTCATTGAGAAAGCCATCATCATCCGTGATTATCTGGAGGACCAGTTGGCAGGAAGAGAATTCTGGCCCAGAGAG GTTTGGAGCAGGTATGCCAAGAAGCTGTCGGATCTCGCCAAGCCAGAGAACATTGATGTGGCCGTCCAGTGTATGAATGAACTGATCATAAATGCTTTACACCATATCCCTGATGTCCTCACCTACTTATCTAGACTGAAAACCCAAAGTGTCTTCAACTTCTGCGCTATTCCGCAG GTGATGGCCATCGCCACTCTGGCGACCTGTTACAATAACAAACAGGTGTTTAGGGGGGTAGTGAAGATTCGGAAAGGACAAGCTGTCACTTTAATGATGGATGCCACAAACATACAAGCTGTCAAGTCTATAATGTACCAGTACGTGGAAGAG ATCTATCGGAAGATCCCAAGCACAGACCTGTCTTCTAACAAGACCCAGCAGACCATTGTCTCTATCCAGACACTATGTTTTCCCAATGGCACAGTGGTCTCCCGTAACCGTTACTCCCCCATCTACCTCTCATGCGCCATGCTTCTGGCAGCGCTGAGCTGGCAGTATCTGAGTGCGATGTCAGAGGCGTTGGAGGACGTACAGGCCAAGGAGAACTGA
- the FDFT1 gene encoding squalene synthase isoform X1: MGYNMGQRQCQAQGPSQQLCHRSSLLGNWVSEGCCWIVRALYRCARLPMERVGRWLGRPREIYNLLRFKMGGGAAVMPPLDQLPKGQWAGGGELHTDLPTHDALHCASTQALLDTLSDNLKTCYRYLNETSRSFAAVIQALDEELRHAVCILYLVLRALDTVEDDMTISLETKVPMLHNFHSYLYQPDWRYMESKEKYKQVLEDFPTISLEFRNLAKVYRDVIADICHKMGAGMAEFLQKKVESLQEWDKYCHYVVGLVSIGLSRLFSVLELEDPIIGQDTELANSMGVFIEKAIIIRDYLEDQLAGREFWPREVWSRYAKKLSDLAKPENIDVAVQCMNELIINALHHIPDVLTYLSRLKTQSVFNFCAIPQVMAIATLATCYNNKQVFRGVVKIRKGQAVTLMMDATNIQAVKSIMYQYVEEIYRKIPSTDLSSNKTQQTIVSIQTLCFPNGTVVSRNRYSPIYLSCAMLLAALSWQYLSAMSEALEDVQAKEN; this comes from the exons GTGCGCGCGGCTGCCCATGGAGCGCGTGGGGCGGTGGCTGGGCCGCCCCCGGGAGATCTACAACCTGCTGCGGTTCAAGATGGGCGGCGGCGCGGCGGTGATGCCCCCGCTGGACCAG CTTCCCAAAGGACAGTGGGCTGGAGGTGGAGAGTTGCACACTGATCTACCTACTCATGACGCACTACACTGTGCAtcgacacaagcactcctg GACACGCTCAGCGACAACCTCAAGACCTGCTACCGGTACCTGAACGAGACCAGCCGGAGCTTCGCCGCCGTCATCCAGGCCCTGGATGAGGAGCTGCG TCATGCTGTGTGCATATTGTACCTGGTTCTCCGAGCTCTGGACACTGTAGAAGATGATATGACCATCAGTTTAGAAACCAAGGTCCCAATGTTGCATAACTTCCACTCCTATCTGTATCAGCCGGACTGGAGATACATGGAGAGCAAGGAGAAGTATAAGCAAGTGCTTGAGGACTTTCCAACG ATCTCCTTGGAGTTCAGGAACCTGGCAAAGGTGTATCGAGATGTGATTGCAGATATTTGTCACAAGATGGGAGCTGGTATGGCCGAGTTCTTGCAAAAGAAGGTTGAGTCCCTGCAAGAGTGGGATAAG TATTGTCACTACGTTGTTGGGCTGGTGAGCATTGGCCTTTCCCGTCTGTTCTCTGTGCTGGAGCTAGAAGATCCTATCATAGGACAGGACACAGAGCTTGCAAATTCCATGGGTGTCTTCATTGAGAAAGCCATCATCATCCGTGATTATCTGGAGGACCAGTTGGCAGGAAGAGAATTCTGGCCCAGAGAG GTTTGGAGCAGGTATGCCAAGAAGCTGTCGGATCTCGCCAAGCCAGAGAACATTGATGTGGCCGTCCAGTGTATGAATGAACTGATCATAAATGCTTTACACCATATCCCTGATGTCCTCACCTACTTATCTAGACTGAAAACCCAAAGTGTCTTCAACTTCTGCGCTATTCCGCAG GTGATGGCCATCGCCACTCTGGCGACCTGTTACAATAACAAACAGGTGTTTAGGGGGGTAGTGAAGATTCGGAAAGGACAAGCTGTCACTTTAATGATGGATGCCACAAACATACAAGCTGTCAAGTCTATAATGTACCAGTACGTGGAAGAG ATCTATCGGAAGATCCCAAGCACAGACCTGTCTTCTAACAAGACCCAGCAGACCATTGTCTCTATCCAGACACTATGTTTTCCCAATGGCACAGTGGTCTCCCGTAACCGTTACTCCCCCATCTACCTCTCATGCGCCATGCTTCTGGCAGCGCTGAGCTGGCAGTATCTGAGTGCGATGTCAGAGGCGTTGGAGGACGTACAGGCCAAGGAGAACTGA
- the FDFT1 gene encoding squalene synthase isoform X4, with protein MERVGRWLGRPREIYNLLRFKMGGGAAVMPPLDQDTLSDNLKTCYRYLNETSRSFAAVIQALDEELRHAVCILYLVLRALDTVEDDMTISLETKVPMLHNFHSYLYQPDWRYMESKEKYKQVLEDFPTISLEFRNLAKVYRDVIADICHKMGAGMAEFLQKKVESLQEWDKYCHYVVGLVSIGLSRLFSVLELEDPIIGQDTELANSMGVFIEKAIIIRDYLEDQLAGREFWPREVWSRYAKKLSDLAKPENIDVAVQCMNELIINALHHIPDVLTYLSRLKTQSVFNFCAIPQVMAIATLATCYNNKQVFRGVVKIRKGQAVTLMMDATNIQAVKSIMYQYVEEIYRKIPSTDLSSNKTQQTIVSIQTLCFPNGTVVSRNRYSPIYLSCAMLLAALSWQYLSAMSEALEDVQAKEN; from the exons ATGGAGCGCGTGGGGCGGTGGCTGGGCCGCCCCCGGGAGATCTACAACCTGCTGCGGTTCAAGATGGGCGGCGGCGCGGCGGTGATGCCCCCGCTGGACCAG GACACGCTCAGCGACAACCTCAAGACCTGCTACCGGTACCTGAACGAGACCAGCCGGAGCTTCGCCGCCGTCATCCAGGCCCTGGATGAGGAGCTGCG TCATGCTGTGTGCATATTGTACCTGGTTCTCCGAGCTCTGGACACTGTAGAAGATGATATGACCATCAGTTTAGAAACCAAGGTCCCAATGTTGCATAACTTCCACTCCTATCTGTATCAGCCGGACTGGAGATACATGGAGAGCAAGGAGAAGTATAAGCAAGTGCTTGAGGACTTTCCAACG ATCTCCTTGGAGTTCAGGAACCTGGCAAAGGTGTATCGAGATGTGATTGCAGATATTTGTCACAAGATGGGAGCTGGTATGGCCGAGTTCTTGCAAAAGAAGGTTGAGTCCCTGCAAGAGTGGGATAAG TATTGTCACTACGTTGTTGGGCTGGTGAGCATTGGCCTTTCCCGTCTGTTCTCTGTGCTGGAGCTAGAAGATCCTATCATAGGACAGGACACAGAGCTTGCAAATTCCATGGGTGTCTTCATTGAGAAAGCCATCATCATCCGTGATTATCTGGAGGACCAGTTGGCAGGAAGAGAATTCTGGCCCAGAGAG GTTTGGAGCAGGTATGCCAAGAAGCTGTCGGATCTCGCCAAGCCAGAGAACATTGATGTGGCCGTCCAGTGTATGAATGAACTGATCATAAATGCTTTACACCATATCCCTGATGTCCTCACCTACTTATCTAGACTGAAAACCCAAAGTGTCTTCAACTTCTGCGCTATTCCGCAG GTGATGGCCATCGCCACTCTGGCGACCTGTTACAATAACAAACAGGTGTTTAGGGGGGTAGTGAAGATTCGGAAAGGACAAGCTGTCACTTTAATGATGGATGCCACAAACATACAAGCTGTCAAGTCTATAATGTACCAGTACGTGGAAGAG ATCTATCGGAAGATCCCAAGCACAGACCTGTCTTCTAACAAGACCCAGCAGACCATTGTCTCTATCCAGACACTATGTTTTCCCAATGGCACAGTGGTCTCCCGTAACCGTTACTCCCCCATCTACCTCTCATGCGCCATGCTTCTGGCAGCGCTGAGCTGGCAGTATCTGAGTGCGATGTCAGAGGCGTTGGAGGACGTACAGGCCAAGGAGAACTGA